The genomic DNA GTACCAAAAGCGAGCATAACATCGTTATGAACATAAAGGCCCAAGGTATGGAACCCAAGAAACAGGCTGGCCCAACTTAAATGAGATATGATAGCTTCTTTGTGGTCTAACATTCTTGCCAATACATTATCCTCATTCTGTTCTGGATTGTAATCTCTAATGAAGAATATAGCTCCATGAGCAAAGGCTCCTGTCATGataaaccctgcgatgtattggtgatGAGTATATAACGCAGCTTGAGTAGTAAAGTCTTGTGCTATGAATGCATAAGCAGGTAAAGAGTACATGTGTTGAGCTACTAAGGAAGTAATAACCCCTAAAGAGGCTAGAGCAAGACCTAATTGAAAATGAAGCGAATTATTGATTGTGTCATAAAGACCCTTATGCCCACGCCCTAATCGACCCCCTGGAGGAATATGTGTTTCTAAAAGATCTTTGATACTGTGCCCAATCCCGAAGTTAgttctatacatatgaccagcgatcaggaaaataaatgcaatagctaaatgatgatgagcaatatcggtcagccataAACTTTGCGTTTGTGGATGAAATCCACCGAGAAGGGTTAGAATGGCAGTTCCTGTTCCTTGGGAAGTACCAAATAAATGGCTACTCGAATCAGGGTTTTGGGCATAAAGATTCCACTGACCCGTAAAAAGTGGTCCCAACCCTTGAGGATAGGGTAATACATCTAAAAAATTATTCCATCTGACGTACTGTCCCCTGGATCCTGGAATAGCGACATGAACTAAATGTCCTGTCCAAGCCAAAGAACTCACTCCGAAAAGTCCTGAcaaatgatgatttagacgagATTCGGCATTTTTGAACCACGAAACGCTTGGTTTCCATTTTGGTTGTAAGTGTAACCAACCCGCTATTAAGGATAtagcagaaagaaataatagaaaaagagCTCCAGTATAAAGATCTTCATTAGTGCGTAATCCGATTGTATACCACCACTGATAAACGCCGGAATAAGCGATATTCACTGGACCGGTAGCACCTCCTCGAGTAAAGGCTTCTACAGCTGGTTGACCAAAATGAGGATCCCAAATTGCATGAGCAATAGGTCTTACATGTAAAGGGTCTTGTATCCATGACTCAAAATTTCCTTGCCAAGCTACATGAAAGAGATTTCCGGACGTCCACAGAAAGATTATTGCTAATTGCCCAAAGTGAGAAGCAAAAATGTTCTGATAAAGACGTTCCTCAGTAATATCATCATGACTCTCGAAGTCATGTGCGGTAGCAATACCAAACCAAATACGACGAGTAGTGGGGTCCTGAGCTAAGCCTTGGCTAAACCTCGGAAATCTTAATGCCATAATGCCTTTCAAATCCTCCTAGCCATTATCCTACTGCAATAATTCTTGCTAAGAAGAATGCCCATGTTGTGGCAATTCCACCCAGAAGGTAATGGGTTACTCCTACAGCACGTCCTTGTACAATGCTCAAGGCTCTAGGCTGAGTAGCAGGAGCAACTTTTAATTTGTTATGAGCCCAAACGATGGATTCAATGAGTTCTTGCCAATAACCACGGCCACTGAATAGAAACATTAAACTGAAAGCCCAGACAAAATGAGCACCTAAGAAAAAGAGACCATATGCAGATAATGAAGAACCATAAGACTGAATTACCTGAGATGCCTGTGCCCATAAGAAATCTCGAAGCCACCCATTAATAGTAATGGAACTCTGCGCAAAGTTTCCTCCTGTAAT from Musa acuminata AAA Group cultivar baxijiao unplaced genomic scaffold, Cavendish_Baxijiao_AAA HiC_scaffold_829, whole genome shotgun sequence includes the following:
- the LOC135664341 gene encoding photosystem I P700 chlorophyll a apoprotein A2-like — protein: MALRFPRFSQGLAQDPTTRRIWFGIATAHDFESHDDITEERLYQNIFASHFGQLAIIFLWTSGNLFHVAWQGNFESWIQDPLHVRPIAHAIWDPHFGQPAVEAFTRGGATGPVNIAYSGVYQWWYTIGLRTNEDLYTGALFLLFLSAISLIAGWLHLQPKWKPSVSWFKNAESRLNHHLSGLFGVSSLAWTGHLVHVAIPGSRGQYVRWNNFLDVLPYPQGLGPLFTGQWNLYAQNPDSSSHLFGTSQGTGTAILTLLGGFHPQTQSLWLTDIAHHHLAIAFIFLIAGHMYRTNFGIGHSIKDLLETHIPPGGRLGRGHKGLYDTINNSLHFQLGLALASLGVITSLVAQHMYSLPAYAFIAQDFTTQAALYTHHQYIAGFIMTGAFAHGAIFFIRDYNPEQNEDNVLARMLDHKEAIISHLSWASLFLGFHTLGLYVHNDVMLAFGTPEKQILIEPIFAQWIQSAHGKTSYGFDVLLSSTNGPAFNAGRSIWLPGWLNAVNENSNSLFLTIGPGDFLVHHAIALGLHTTTLILVKGALDARGSKLMPDKKDFGYSFPCDGPGRGGYL